The following proteins are encoded in a genomic region of Oncorhynchus kisutch isolate 150728-3 linkage group LG6, Okis_V2, whole genome shotgun sequence:
- the si:dkey-183i3.5 gene encoding thread biopolymer filament subunit alpha isoform X1, with product MSETNLRISGGAVRFGATYGGNRLFSGGRSGGGGGGGAGMALSRSFGMGGGGRAGLGMRGGMGLGMGMGMGGGLGMGGGLGMGMGGGLGMGLGMGGGGGGGGFGMGMGGRALALGAGGGGVSAAGFRAGVAPLRARLGGRVFKIGGYGFNPSFLSSTTAVGGDVGVSPVPSIDPSLPSLDTVQVTRLKEKEELQVLNDKFATFIDKARSLEQTNAVLRAKIAMFTNPDQSGPANTSILLTSAIGTYKIQIDGLSATKEAIVAEIEHYKSTIEDVQSRFEEETVQTKSLEMDWTTLKEEVDNLYMSIFELQTNIGGLEDQIGLSKQVYDAKVKEVRNIMTGSVRSAFSISVDNAAQAQDLTSALSDVKSHYEALAQRSKQDALVSVQDSLSMMSMTSQPSTQTLTQTKEELRMYKLQIDSVQREIDRLKTLNIQMESQVDEAESHSSSHTETYQEQVLTLKLQLDDIRKQITHYGQEYQELLASKMSLDVEITAYKKLLDSEESRLRSGGGVTVHMSKTAIGGGGGGAGLALALGGGGGGMGLGGGGGGGGMGLGGGGGGGGMGLGGGGGGGGGMGLGGGYRMGGGLGGGFGGGLGSGFGGFGGGLGLGGGGGSFGGGGSFGGGSSYMSSSLSSSGREYSSHLYELVLL from the exons aTGTCTGAGACTAACCTGAGAATCAGTGGGGGGGCGGTGAGGTTTGGGGCGACCTATGGGGGCAACAGGCTCTTCTCTGGGGGCAGGAGCGGTGGAGGTGGCGGCGGAGGGGCTGGAATGGCCCTCTCCAGGTCTTTTGGAATGGGCGGGGGTGGAAGAGCGGGACTCggtatgagaggagggatggggcTAGGCATGGGGATGGGAATGGGCGGAGGCCTTGGGATGGGAGGAGGCCTGGGGATGGGAATGGGGGGAGGCCTGGGGATGGGGCTAGGAATGGGgggcggaggaggtggaggcggTTTTGGGATGGGAATGGGTGGACGTGCCCTGGCTCTAGGAGCCGGCGGTGGAGGGGTCAGTGCAGCAGGGTTCAGGGCTGGCGTGGCCCCACTCAGGGCTCGCTTGGGCGGCCGGGTCTTCAAGATCGGAGGCTATGGCTTCAACCCGTCTTTCCTGAGCTCCACCACTGCAGTGGGTGGTGACGTGGGTGTCAGCCCTGTGCCAAGCATCGACCCCTCGCTACCCTCGCTCGACACAGTCCAGGTGACCCGCCTAAAGGAGAAGGAGGAGCTGCAGGTCCTCAATGACAAGTTTGCCACCTTCATTGACAAG GCTCGCTCTCTGGAGCAGACCAACGCTGTGTTGAGGGCCAAGATCGCCATGTTCACCAACCCGGACCAGAGCGGCCCTGCCAACACCTCCATCCTGCTCACCTCTGCCATCGGTACCTACAAGATCCAGATTGATGGCCTGTCTGCCACCAAAGAGGCCATTGTTGCTGAGATTGAGCACTACAAGAGCACCATCGAAGATGTCCAGAGCAG GTTTGAGGAGGAGACCGTCCAAACCAAGTCATTAGAGATGGACTGGACCACATTAAAAGAG GAGGTAGACAATCTCTACATGAGCATTTTTGAGCTTCAAACCAACATTGGCGGACTGGAAGATCAGATTGGTCTCTCAAAGCAGGTGTATGATGCT AAAGTGAAGGAGGTGAGGAACATCATGACGGGTAGTGTGAGGTCAGCCTTCTCCATCTCGGTGGACAACGCGGCCCAAGCCCAGGACCTGACCTCTGCCCTGTCGGACGTCAAGTCCCACTATGAAGCCCTGGCCCAGCGCAGCAAGCAGGACGCCCTTGTTTCTGTGCAGGACAGT CTCTCCATGATGTCCATGACGTCCCAGCCCAGTACCCAGACTCTGACCCAAACCAAAGAGGAGCTGCGCATGTACAAACTGCAGATCGACTCAGTACAGAGGGAGATCGACAGACTCAAGACCCTG AACATCCAGATGGAATCTCAGGTGGATGAGGCAGAGTCCCACTCCAGCTCCCACACAGAGACCTATCAGGAGCAGGTGCTGACCCTCAAGTTGCAGCTGGATGACATCAGAAAG CAAATAACACACTATGGTCAAGAGTACCAGGAACTCCTAGCCAGTAAAATGTCTCTAGATGTTGAGATCACTGCATACAAGAAGCTTCTGGACAGCGAGGAGAGCAG ACTGAGGTCAGGAGGCGGCGTGACCGTGCACATGTCGAAGACTGCcattggaggagggggaggtggggctGGCCTGGCCCTGGCCCTGGGAGGAGGCGGCGGCGGCATGggtctgggaggaggaggaggcggcggCGGCATGggtctgggaggaggaggaggcggcggCGGCATGggtctgggaggaggaggaggcggcggCGGCGGCATGGGTCTGGGCGGTGGCTACAGAATGGGCGGAGGCCTAGGAGGTGGCTTTGGAGGGGGTCTGGGCAGTGGCTTTGGAGGTTTTGGAGGAGGTCTGGGgttaggaggaggtggagggtcttTCGGAGGCGGGGGATCCTTCGGAGGCGGGAGCAGCTACATGTCCTCCAGCCTGAGCAGCAGTGGACGTGAGTACAGCTCCCATCTCTATGAACTAGTTTTACTTTAA
- the si:dkey-183i3.5 gene encoding thread biopolymer filament subunit alpha isoform X2, giving the protein MSETNLRISGGAVRFGATYGGNRLFSGGRSGGGGGGGAGMALSRSFGMGGGGRAGLGMRGGMGLGMGMGMGGGLGMGGGLGMGMGGGLGMGLGMGGGGGGGGFGMGMGGRALALGAGGGGVSAAGFRAGVAPLRARLGGRVFKIGGYGFNPSFLSSTTAVGGDVGVSPVPSIDPSLPSLDTVQVTRLKEKEELQVLNDKFATFIDKARSLEQTNAVLRAKIAMFTNPDQSGPANTSILLTSAIGTYKIQIDGLSATKEAIVAEIEHYKSTIEDVQSRFEEETVQTKSLEMDWTTLKEEVDNLYMSIFELQTNIGGLEDQIGLSKQVYDAKVKEVRNIMTGSVRSAFSISVDNAAQAQDLTSALSDVKSHYEALAQRSKQDALVSVQDSLSMMSMTSQPSTQTLTQTKEELRMYKLQIDSVQREIDRLKTLNIQMESQVDEAESHSSSHTETYQEQVLTLKLQLDDIRKQITHYGQEYQELLASKMSLDVEITAYKKLLDSEESRLRSGGGVTVHMSKTAIGGGGGGAGLALALGGGGGGMGLGGGGGGGGMGLGGGGGGGGMGLGGGGGGGGGMGLGGGYRMGGGLGGGFGGGLGSGFGGFGGGLGLGGGGGSFGGGGSFGGGSSYMSSSLSSSGLSSTVY; this is encoded by the exons aTGTCTGAGACTAACCTGAGAATCAGTGGGGGGGCGGTGAGGTTTGGGGCGACCTATGGGGGCAACAGGCTCTTCTCTGGGGGCAGGAGCGGTGGAGGTGGCGGCGGAGGGGCTGGAATGGCCCTCTCCAGGTCTTTTGGAATGGGCGGGGGTGGAAGAGCGGGACTCggtatgagaggagggatggggcTAGGCATGGGGATGGGAATGGGCGGAGGCCTTGGGATGGGAGGAGGCCTGGGGATGGGAATGGGGGGAGGCCTGGGGATGGGGCTAGGAATGGGgggcggaggaggtggaggcggTTTTGGGATGGGAATGGGTGGACGTGCCCTGGCTCTAGGAGCCGGCGGTGGAGGGGTCAGTGCAGCAGGGTTCAGGGCTGGCGTGGCCCCACTCAGGGCTCGCTTGGGCGGCCGGGTCTTCAAGATCGGAGGCTATGGCTTCAACCCGTCTTTCCTGAGCTCCACCACTGCAGTGGGTGGTGACGTGGGTGTCAGCCCTGTGCCAAGCATCGACCCCTCGCTACCCTCGCTCGACACAGTCCAGGTGACCCGCCTAAAGGAGAAGGAGGAGCTGCAGGTCCTCAATGACAAGTTTGCCACCTTCATTGACAAG GCTCGCTCTCTGGAGCAGACCAACGCTGTGTTGAGGGCCAAGATCGCCATGTTCACCAACCCGGACCAGAGCGGCCCTGCCAACACCTCCATCCTGCTCACCTCTGCCATCGGTACCTACAAGATCCAGATTGATGGCCTGTCTGCCACCAAAGAGGCCATTGTTGCTGAGATTGAGCACTACAAGAGCACCATCGAAGATGTCCAGAGCAG GTTTGAGGAGGAGACCGTCCAAACCAAGTCATTAGAGATGGACTGGACCACATTAAAAGAG GAGGTAGACAATCTCTACATGAGCATTTTTGAGCTTCAAACCAACATTGGCGGACTGGAAGATCAGATTGGTCTCTCAAAGCAGGTGTATGATGCT AAAGTGAAGGAGGTGAGGAACATCATGACGGGTAGTGTGAGGTCAGCCTTCTCCATCTCGGTGGACAACGCGGCCCAAGCCCAGGACCTGACCTCTGCCCTGTCGGACGTCAAGTCCCACTATGAAGCCCTGGCCCAGCGCAGCAAGCAGGACGCCCTTGTTTCTGTGCAGGACAGT CTCTCCATGATGTCCATGACGTCCCAGCCCAGTACCCAGACTCTGACCCAAACCAAAGAGGAGCTGCGCATGTACAAACTGCAGATCGACTCAGTACAGAGGGAGATCGACAGACTCAAGACCCTG AACATCCAGATGGAATCTCAGGTGGATGAGGCAGAGTCCCACTCCAGCTCCCACACAGAGACCTATCAGGAGCAGGTGCTGACCCTCAAGTTGCAGCTGGATGACATCAGAAAG CAAATAACACACTATGGTCAAGAGTACCAGGAACTCCTAGCCAGTAAAATGTCTCTAGATGTTGAGATCACTGCATACAAGAAGCTTCTGGACAGCGAGGAGAGCAG ACTGAGGTCAGGAGGCGGCGTGACCGTGCACATGTCGAAGACTGCcattggaggagggggaggtggggctGGCCTGGCCCTGGCCCTGGGAGGAGGCGGCGGCGGCATGggtctgggaggaggaggaggcggcggCGGCATGggtctgggaggaggaggaggcggcggCGGCATGggtctgggaggaggaggaggcggcggCGGCGGCATGGGTCTGGGCGGTGGCTACAGAATGGGCGGAGGCCTAGGAGGTGGCTTTGGAGGGGGTCTGGGCAGTGGCTTTGGAGGTTTTGGAGGAGGTCTGGGgttaggaggaggtggagggtcttTCGGAGGCGGGGGATCCTTCGGAGGCGGGAGCAGCTACATGTCCTCCAGCCTGAGCAGCAGTGGAC